The following proteins come from a genomic window of Caldicellulosiruptoraceae bacterium PP1:
- a CDS encoding lantibiotic immunity ABC transporter MutE/EpiE family permease subunit, producing the protein MINIIKSENLKYRRTFARRLILLAPLFFIVIALLQKLFMPANYLRSWQLILGQVYNWWPVIFIPFGIALFAALVALQEKKAGNYHNLRAHNISPSVIWTAKILSMAYHMMLATLVLIAVIIISGLITAGGEIPWVKIFAGGFTIWLTSLAVIPLQLWAATWKGTFFSMAVGFTGLIAGVTAAPEWYWIYVPWSWPIRLMCPVIGVHPNGIPLEASDSLMNSSVIPVGIALSLAALIIFTIITSVWFNKKETR; encoded by the coding sequence ATGATTAATATAATAAAATCTGAGAACCTTAAATACAGGAGGACTTTTGCCAGAAGACTCATATTACTTGCACCACTTTTTTTTATAGTAATAGCATTACTACAAAAATTATTTATGCCTGCTAATTATCTAAGGTCATGGCAGCTTATTCTTGGCCAGGTATACAATTGGTGGCCAGTAATATTCATTCCATTTGGTATAGCTTTATTTGCTGCATTAGTGGCATTGCAGGAAAAAAAGGCAGGAAATTACCACAATTTGCGAGCTCACAATATTTCACCGTCGGTTATCTGGACAGCTAAAATCTTATCAATGGCATATCATATGATGCTAGCGACACTTGTTCTTATTGCCGTTATAATAATTTCAGGGCTTATTACAGCAGGAGGAGAAATTCCATGGGTAAAGATTTTTGCAGGTGGGTTTACGATATGGCTTACATCCCTTGCTGTAATACCACTTCAGTTATGGGCAGCAACGTGGAAAGGCACCTTTTTTAGTATGGCTGTGGGATTTACCGGGCTTATTGCCGGTGTTACAGCGGCACCTGAATGGTATTGGATATATGTCCCATGGAGCTGGCCGATACGGCTTATGTGTCCTGTAATAGGCGTACACCCAAATGGGATTCCTTTGGAAGCATCAGATTCTCTCATGAATTCATCAGTAATACCAGTAGGAATAGCTCTGTCACTTGCTGCCTTAATAATCTTTACTATAATTACTTCAGTGTGGTTTAATAAAAAGGAGACAAGATGA
- a CDS encoding lantibiotic immunity ABC transporter MutG family permease subunit, translating into MKIFISEWIKTKRTPIRWLTFLTPLIFTALITWYFSLKTITIYTQISIFKAFFEVWTAMVIPLGVGLISGLMIHQEELAGSFNGFLGSKLPRRDLYLGKLVMLILLTSVSTLLAVLALLVELNFILNIHIFWSIFVIAAIVAIIGTIPLLAFHLWISFAWGIGASVGIGGGSILIAALMATGLGDKIWQFVPWAWPVRLSGLIGTYLLYLTGMKYPTEILSSGFIANQAIKGLIPAAIFFVSLLAGGLIWIERWEGRKIYD; encoded by the coding sequence ATGAAAATATTTATATCAGAATGGATTAAGACAAAACGCACACCTATACGATGGCTTACATTTTTAACACCTTTGATTTTTACTGCTTTAATAACGTGGTACTTTTCGTTAAAAACAATAACAATATATACTCAAATTTCAATATTCAAAGCATTTTTTGAAGTGTGGACAGCAATGGTTATTCCGCTTGGTGTAGGTTTAATATCAGGATTAATGATACATCAGGAGGAACTTGCTGGGAGTTTCAATGGTTTTCTTGGAAGCAAACTACCCCGCAGGGATTTGTACCTTGGGAAACTTGTAATGCTTATTTTGTTGACATCAGTAAGTACATTACTTGCTGTATTGGCACTTTTAGTGGAATTAAATTTTATATTAAATATACATATATTCTGGTCAATTTTTGTTATAGCAGCTATAGTAGCTATAATAGGAACTATTCCACTATTGGCATTCCATTTATGGATAAGTTTTGCATGGGGAATAGGTGCATCAGTAGGTATTGGCGGTGGTAGTATTTTAATAGCTGCATTGATGGCAACAGGTCTTGGTGATAAAATTTGGCAATTTGTACCTTGGGCATGGCCAGTTCGTTTATCAGGGTTAATAGGAACATATTTGTTATATTTGACTGGTATGAAATACCCAACCGAAATACTATCTTCAGGTTTTATTGCAAATCAAGCTATAAAGGGTCTTATTCCAGCTGCCATATTTTTTGTGAGTTTGTTGGCTGGAGGTTTGATTTGGATTGAAAGGTGGGAAGGTAGAAAAATATATGATTAA
- a CDS encoding lantibiotic protection ABC transporter ATP-binding protein: MSNLIVETRGLKKYYGKQLAVNDVSLKIPKGSIYGLLGPNGAGKSTILKMLTGLLYPSSGEIIVFGELWQRKHLERIGTLIESPALYGNLTAVENLLVHTKLMGLPKERIYEVLEIVDLKDTGKKLAAQFSMGMKQRLGIAIALLGDPELLILDEPTNGLDPLGIQELRELIGSFPQKGITVILSSHILSEVSQLVDYIGIISDGVLKYQGKISYDEDLEELFMKVVKGAK, translated from the coding sequence ATGTCAAACTTGATAGTTGAAACGAGAGGGCTGAAAAAATACTACGGAAAGCAGCTTGCTGTAAATGATGTTTCACTCAAAATCCCAAAGGGTTCAATTTACGGATTACTTGGTCCAAACGGAGCAGGAAAATCCACTATATTAAAAATGCTTACGGGACTATTGTATCCGTCAAGCGGTGAAATTATTGTTTTCGGTGAGCTATGGCAACGAAAGCATCTTGAGAGAATTGGAACATTAATTGAATCCCCAGCTTTATATGGCAATTTAACTGCAGTTGAAAACCTTCTCGTCCACACAAAATTAATGGGACTTCCAAAAGAAAGAATTTATGAAGTACTTGAGATAGTGGACCTTAAAGATACAGGTAAAAAGTTGGCAGCACAATTTTCAATGGGTATGAAGCAAAGATTAGGAATTGCAATAGCATTGTTAGGTGATCCAGAACTTTTGATTCTTGATGAACCTACAAATGGTCTTGATCCTTTAGGCATTCAGGAGCTGAGGGAATTAATAGGTTCGTTCCCCCAAAAAGGGATTACGGTAATTCTATCAAGCCATATATTGTCAGAAGTATCACAGCTTGTTGATTATATTGGTATTATAAGCGATGGTGTACTTAAATACCAGGGTAAAATAAGTTATGATGAAGACCTTGAGGAACTATTTATGAAAGTTGTAAAGGGGGCTAAATAA
- a CDS encoding ATP-binding protein, which produces MLGKKPLKAQFILTFIMIIISSIIATIATYYVGYIIYTKIEYKKIFPANYYEKKIPDIEGYIRKESVILLNRNKKQLLNKVIPSEGILYQVMDVNGNKIYGTDYKKLINGKEDLYNKINTTIAIDGRYVRIIPVIDYQGKISGAVSLSYTLTPHYASTSDKIFLTPLFIVVVFSPFIYIVIFTLLFSKKFAGNIVKPVNMLIDASRKVKEKDLDFNIDYNADNELGRLCQAFDEMKNELKESLISQWKSEQERQEMIQALAHDLKTPLSVIQGYVESLLEDNYIDTQKIRKYLQVIENNINKGTKLVNEMLYAAELETSDAELNIVSVDIYSFLMQKKESYEIMTKNKKIVFKVDVTYENQAKMTCPVDTVKLERILDNIVSNSIDYTPEHGTITINADITCNNICFKVCDTGKGFSSKDLSNLFNKFYRGDESRSTKHGHAGLGLYIAKRLVEMHGGSITAFNAKDGGACITFDLHFIK; this is translated from the coding sequence ATGTTGGGGAAAAAACCTCTCAAAGCTCAATTTATATTAACGTTTATTATGATTATAATATCAAGCATAATAGCTACAATAGCTACATATTATGTGGGTTATATTATTTATACAAAAATTGAATATAAAAAAATATTTCCTGCCAACTACTATGAAAAGAAAATACCTGATATTGAAGGCTATATCAGAAAAGAAAGTGTAATTCTATTAAACAGGAACAAAAAACAACTTCTTAATAAAGTGATTCCTTCAGAAGGAATATTGTATCAGGTTATGGATGTAAATGGCAACAAAATATATGGGACAGATTATAAAAAACTTATAAATGGCAAAGAGGACTTATATAATAAAATTAATACTACCATCGCTATAGATGGGAGATATGTAAGAATCATCCCGGTAATTGATTATCAGGGGAAGATAAGTGGAGCAGTTTCATTATCATATACATTAACACCTCATTATGCAAGTACATCAGATAAAATATTCCTTACACCATTATTTATTGTAGTTGTTTTTTCTCCGTTTATTTATATAGTAATTTTTACATTGCTTTTTTCAAAGAAATTTGCCGGTAATATAGTTAAGCCGGTTAATATGCTTATAGATGCATCAAGAAAGGTTAAGGAGAAAGATCTTGATTTTAATATAGACTATAATGCTGACAATGAACTTGGAAGACTTTGCCAAGCATTTGACGAAATGAAAAATGAACTTAAGGAATCATTAATATCACAGTGGAAATCAGAGCAGGAAAGACAAGAGATGATTCAAGCCCTTGCCCATGACCTGAAAACACCTCTATCTGTAATACAAGGATATGTTGAATCACTTTTGGAAGACAATTATATTGATACTCAAAAGATAAGAAAATATTTACAAGTAATAGAAAATAATATAAATAAGGGCACTAAACTTGTCAATGAAATGCTTTACGCCGCAGAGCTTGAAACGTCTGATGCAGAACTTAATATCGTTTCAGTGGATATATACTCTTTTTTAATGCAGAAAAAAGAAAGTTATGAGATTATGACAAAAAATAAAAAGATAGTTTTTAAAGTTGATGTAACTTATGAAAACCAGGCTAAAATGACATGCCCTGTTGATACTGTAAAACTTGAGCGTATTCTTGACAATATCGTTTCGAACAGCATTGATTATACGCCGGAACATGGAACAATAACAATTAATGCTGATATTACCTGTAATAATATTTGTTTTAAAGTATGTGATACAGGAAAGGGATTTAGTAGTAAAGATCTATCTAATCTTTTTAATAAATTTTACAGGGGAGATGAATCCCGTTCTACCAAACACGGTCATGCCGGACTAGGACTTTATATTGCAAAAAGACTGGTAGAAATGCATGGTGGAAGTATTACTGCCTTTAATGCAAAGGACGGTGGTGCATGTATTACATTTGATTTACATTTTATAAAATAA
- a CDS encoding response regulator transcription factor, with amino-acid sequence MSKILIIDDEEDLVTLLKDSLEKRGHIVLAAYDGESGIKKAKEHPDIIILDIMMPGIDGYEVCRKIRDVVLCPIIFLSAKQSETDKLKGLALGGDDYLIKPFSLNELLARIDAHLRREKRALFLNSSNKRVLISFGRLSVDLKSRQVKVNDNIISLTKREFDILELLLMHPGQVFSKEQIYEKVWGYDAEGDSSTVTEHVKNIRSKIAEFDHETEYISTVWGIGYRFNKIM; translated from the coding sequence ATGAGTAAGATTCTTATAATTGATGATGAGGAAGATTTAGTCACTCTTTTAAAAGATTCTCTTGAGAAAAGAGGTCATATTGTATTAGCAGCATATGACGGTGAAAGCGGTATTAAAAAAGCTAAAGAACACCCCGACATTATTATTCTTGACATAATGATGCCTGGTATTGATGGGTATGAAGTCTGTAGAAAAATAAGAGATGTAGTTCTTTGCCCCATAATATTTTTGAGTGCGAAACAATCGGAAACCGATAAACTAAAAGGTCTTGCCTTAGGAGGTGATGATTATTTAATAAAGCCTTTTAGCCTTAATGAACTGCTTGCGAGAATAGATGCACATTTAAGGAGAGAGAAGAGGGCTTTATTTCTTAATAGCTCAAACAAGAGAGTGTTGATTAGCTTTGGCAGACTGTCTGTTGATTTAAAATCAAGACAGGTTAAGGTTAACGATAATATCATATCCCTTACTAAACGAGAATTTGACATTTTAGAACTGCTTTTAATGCATCCAGGTCAGGTGTTTTCAAAAGAACAGATTTATGAGAAGGTTTGGGGATATGATGCAGAAGGAGATTCTTCAACTGTGACTGAACATGTGAAAAACATAAGGTCAAAGATAGCTGAATTTGACCACGAAACAGAGTATATATCGACAGTATGGGGTATCGGCTATAGATTTAACAAAATAATGTAA